TGAACCGCACATCAGTCAGGGTAACGCCGCTGGGGGTGTGGGAGTGGTCGGTGGAAAAATAGCGGTCATCGCTGCGTTTCACCGCATCCGTCTGCATGGCCCACACGCCACCTTCCATGTTCCAGCCCGCCCGTTCATGGCTCAGTTTGGCGTATACATCTTGCGCGCCCTCACCGCTGGTGGCAGGGAAAAAATCGCCGTTCCACACTTCCACGCCGATTTCGCTGTTGCTGGTAGGTTTGCCCGCCAGCCGCACACCGGTGTCGTGGATGCTGCGCCCCCAAAAGGCATCGGCCAGCAGGGTGCTGTCGGCAAAGGTATCCAGGCTGGGGTGGTGGTGGGCTGCGTGTGAGAAGGCCGGTTCCAGCAAGCCTGCGCTCACCGTGACGGGTTTGTGGGTGGCGGGGGTGTAATCCAGCGCCAGGCTTTCCAGCTCCACCTGCGTCGTGCCGTCATTATGTACGCCGACTTTGGCGCTGACCCTGGTTTGTTCACCCAGGCGGTGTGAACCCCACAGGATGGCGTCATCGACTGTGCTGCCTTTTTCCGCCGGTAGGGCATGGCCGCCCATCATCACGCCGGGGATGCGCCACAGGCCGTTGCTGTCCGCCGCTCCCCGGGAATTCCAGGTGATGCTGGCGGCAGCGCCGATTGTGCTGTGGCTGTCGTTAGTTGCGCTGGCGTGATGATCAGCAGGGGTGGGGGCGGAGCCGTGGGCGGAAGCGCCCAATGGTAATGCGAGCAGGGAAATACTGGTCAGGAGTCGGCGCATGGTTCAGTTCCAGGGGTTGGCGAAACGCGGGTTGGTCACAAAGTCGGTGTCGGTGAGGCTCTCCAGAAACGCCACCAGATCCTGTATTTCCTGTTCGGTCATGCCGATGGGGCGCACGAAACTGCTTTTGTTGGGGTTAAGCCGCCCGTCCCCGGCATTGGGGCCAGCCGTAATGTTGCGCCCGCCCGCATTGTAATGGCGCACTACCTCTTCCAGCGTGGCGATACTGCCATCGTGCATATAGGGCGCGGTCAGGGCAATATTACGCAAGGTCGGGGGGCGGAAACGCCCCATGTCTTCGGGTTTGGAGGTAATTTCATAAATGCCTTGCCCGCCTTCCGGGTAGCCACCCTTGCCATCAATGTTGTAAAGGCCGTTGTTGAAAAAGACTGCGCTGGCAAACGTCTGGGTGCGGTCAAAGGAAGACTGGGTAAAGTTCATGCCGTCATGGCAGTGGAAACACTCGGTCTTCTCATCAAAAAACAGCCGTAATCCGCGCAAGGCGGAAGCGGAGAGGGCGTTCGGGTCACCAGCCTCATGCTTGTCGAACGGGCTATTGAAGCTGTTCAGCCCACGCCCGAAACTGGCCAGCGCCTTGACGATATTGTCGAAGTTGACCGGATCGGTTTCGCCCTGAAACGCCTGGGCAAACAGGTCGGCATATTTTGGCTCGGCCTTGAAGCGCGCCAGCACGGTCGCCTTGTTACTGTCATTGATGCCCAGTTCCACCGGGAATTCGCCAAACATCGGAATGGGTGCTTGCTGCTCCAGCGAGACCGTGGTCGGGTTCCCCCAGTTGACTGAGGCATTGTAGGCAATGTTGACCAGCGCCTGTGAATTGCGCGGATGCATCATGCCGGTTGAACCCAGCGCCTGCGTCACCCCATCCGAAAACGCCAGCGACTGGAGATGGCAGGATGCGCAGGCTTTCGTGCCATTGCCCGACAGCCGGGTGTCGTAGAACAGGTGTCGGCCAAGCTGGAATTTTGCTTCCGTTAGCGGGTTGGTGATGGGAACTACTGGCAAGGGGTAGCCTGCTGGTATGTTCCAGTTGAAATCGCGGCTGGCGAAGGTTGTCCCGTCACCCGTGTCGATGGTGGTATGGCTGGCCTTTTGCGGGCAACCCGCCAGCAGCAACGCACAGCCCGTGAGCAGGGCTGCGCTGGTTGCGGTATGCAGGAAAGTGGCTGTTTTCATCCGTTACTGGATACTGAACGCCTGTTGCGCGCCAGGGGTAGCGCTGCCAAGGCTGTGGGCCAGGCCGAGGTTGTTGAAAATGGCCGGGCAGTCCTTGTCATCCTGCGCCGACATACAACCCACCGCGCTGCCGGTGTCAATGTTGATATTGGTTCCGGCAATGGTTTTGGCGTAATCCAGTACAACAGTGCTGGTGGTAGAACCCGTTACCGTGATGCCGCTTAGTGCAACCATTGGGCGGTTAGGGCTGGTGCAGGTGACGACCGCGCCGGTGGCGGCGTCGCCAGTACACCCCGTGGAACCCAGATGCAGGTTGAAGGTTTTGGTGGTGGTGGCGTCAAGTTTTGTTACCAGCAGGGTCGGGTTCACATCCAGACGCATGAACTTGTGGCCGGACTGCCATGCCCAGAACATCCCGGCACGGTTGTAAGGCGCGCGCGACTTGCTGGCGTCGTGGTGGTTGGCGGCGGAAGGCACACCAACGGTGAACTCAATGCCGGTCACGGTGGCCGGGTCAACCGCAGCCTTGAGCTTGACTTGCTTGTTGGTGGGTTTGGCCGCGCCGGAGCAAGAGTCGGTCTTGTCCTGGAAGTCCAGCATGGCCACGCCGTATTGCGGATCCTGGAAGTCGTTGTCATCCAGCGTGGTGCTGACGCTTTTGCCATCACTGGTTTTCAGGGTGATGCCGTGAATGTAGAAGGCGAAGTCACTGATTTTGCCGCTGTCGCCGGAAGTTCCCAGCCCGGTCAGGGTGGCGTCGCAATTGATGTCGGTTGTACCGGATTTGGCCGCGAAAGGAATGGTCAGGCTGGTGGTTGCCGCCGCCGTTGTGCTGCTGTTTGCGCTGGAACTGCTGCTGTCGCTGCTGGAACCGCCGCCACACGCCGTCAGGAATAATGCGCCAGCGACTGCCAGCCCGGTTTTCAGTGATGTTGGTTGTTTCATGCTCTCATCCCTTTGGGTTTGATAAATGTCAATTCAGGTTGGTCGCATGAAACAGCAAATTGTGTGCCAGAAATTATTTACCTATTTATCATTGTCTTACATTTTTATGTTGATCAAGCTGCGTGAAATAACGCAGAAAAGGGCGTTATTTCACGCAGCTTGAAAGTGTTATCCCGGCATTGGGCAGGGATTGCCTTGTTGGTGCTTCCAATCATGGGATAAGCTTTGCAGAATGGTTTCAAGGCAGGCATAACGTAGCTAACCAGGCAAGGGAGAATGAACAGGATGGAACGTTTTACCGTATCGCTGGATGATGGGCTGGCGCAACAGTTCGGCGAATTCATGGCGCAACACGGTTACAACAACCGCTCAGAGGCGGTGCGCGACCTGATCCGTTCCCGGCTGGAACAGGAACGCCTGCAACAGCCGGTCGCGGAGGGCTATTGCGTCGGCACGCTGACCTATGTTTACAACCACCATGAGCGCGAACTGGCCAGCCGCGTTACCCAGTCCCATCATAACCACCACGATCTGACGGTCGCCATGCAGCATGTGCATCTGGATCACGACAACTGTCTGGAAACGGTCATCCTGCGTGGCCCGGTACAATCCGTGCAGGCGTTTGCCGATCAGGTCATCAGTTCGCCCGGTATCCGTCACGGCAGACTGCACCTGATCCCGGTGGATGCCGAACCCGCCAGCCACACGCACGGCAAAGCGCCGTATGCCCCGCAATTCCAGCACCTGCATTTCCGCCCGATTACCTGAATCATTACCGGATTTTGACCAATGGATTGTATGGACACTCTCATGTAGCAGAACTACACTGAAACAGGAATTCATACGAATTTTATTTTCTTCATACCGAGGGAGTATAACCATGCACATTCCTGATTCGATGTTACAAGGCGCTGTTTGCCCGGTAACGGCAGCATTCAGCGTGGCAGGCGTTGCCGCCGTTGCGTGGCTGGTGATGAAAGCCGAACACAAACCCACAGCGGGGCGTTTTGCCGCCATCGTGGCGCTGATCTTTGCCGGACAGATGATGAATTTCCCGATCATGCACGGTACATCCGGGCACTTGCTGGGTGGGGTGCTGGCCTCCGCCGCGTTGGGTACGCCGCTGGGTGTATTGGCGATTGCACTGGTTGTCACCGTCCAAAGCCTGGTGTTCTTGGATGGCGGTGTAACCGTGTTGGGGGCGAATGTTTTCAACATGGCTCTGATCGGCGCGGGCGTGGGGGGCTGGTTACGGCAGCGGCTGGCAGGCTCACTGGGGCAATACGTTTCCACCGCCGTGGCGGCCTGGTGCTCAGTGGTATTGGCCTCCGTAGCGGTCAGTCTGGAATTGGTCATCGACGGTCAGGCTGCGCCCGGAACGGTATTCCCGGCCATGGTTGGGACTCATGCCCTGATTGGGCTGGGTGAAGCCGTCATTTCCGTGGCAGCAGTTGCGCTTCTGCTTAACGGTTTGGCTGCAACTGAAGGCAAAGCGCATGTTGCCGCCCCCCTGCTGGCAGCAGCGCTGGTGGCCTTGCTGCTTAGCCCGTTTGCATCCGGTTTCCCGGATGGGCTGGAATGGGTCGCCGGAAAATACCAGTTCCTGCATGAATCTGCGCCTGCCTTTGTTGGCGCGATGCCTGATTACACCGTAGCAGCCATCAGCAATGCAAGCCTGTCAACCGGGGTTGCCGGTCTGGCGGGTGTCGTGATTTGTTTTGTGTTGGGGTTTGGCCTGTTGCGGTCGATGCAGGGAGCAACACGCTGAAATTTCATGGTCAACACTAAAAAGGGCGGCTTTGGATAAAGCCGCCCGTGCTGGGAAATCAACAGCAGTCCGTTTTAGTTGGCGGGTGCTGCCGCCATCGCTTCCTTCTGCATCTTGACCACCTGTTCCCACTGTTCCGGGGTTAGCACTTCGCGCATGTAATCACTGCACTTGGCTTTTTGTTCGGCCAATGTGCGGCGCATGGCTGCCGTTTCATCAAATTGTTTCATCAACTCTTCCGCACTTGCCCCATTCATGGAGGCTTCCGCCAGCGCCTGCTCGGCGGCGATGATGTTCTTGACGGCTTCGGCGGCCTTTGGATTGTTTTCGTTGTACCAAGCATCCGCTTTGGCTTTTTGCTCGTCGGTCATTTTGAGGTTGTCCGCCTCCTTCTTGATGATCATCATGTAGTTGGGCAGCGGGTTGGCGTGCATCATATTTTTCATGAAAGCCTGCTTGGCCGCGGCTTCAGCGTCCATTGGTGCGGCAGCATCAGCGGCGTGCATGGCGTGCATGGCTGGGGCAGCCGGTGCGGTGGTGGCGGTTTCTTCAGCGAAAGCTACGTTGGACAGGGCGGCGGAAAGCAGCAAATAACTGATGGGTTTCAACATGGGGTTTCTCCTGGCTCAAGATGTTTGAATTCATTAGGGTTAACGTGAAAAGCTTGAGTGTAACAAACGGGAATTGCATTGCGGATTGTCAAAGCGGGTGGAAAAGGCCGGGGCGGCTTTGGGAGACACCGCCCCGGAGGAGCACTAGACGAGGGTAATTATAGTTGTTACCGGTCGGGATTGGCTTTCACGGGTTCCGGTTCCATATCCCCGTGAAATTCCAGCCACATCACATTGATGATGCCGAACGCGCAAGCGAGCAGCACCCCTAAAATCCATGCGAAATACCACATGATCAAACCTCCTCAATAAACCGAATGGTCGTTGTCGCGGATGAACTGCACGGTGTATTTGCCCCACAACTGTTTGTAACACCAGAAGGTGTAGAACAGGATGATGGGGACAAAAATCACCGCAGCCCAGAACATGATCGCCAGCGTCAGGTAGCTGGACGAAGAATCCCACAGCGTCAGGCTATGGCTGGGGTTGAGGCTGGAAGGCATCACGAACGGGAACAGCGATACCCCGGCGGTCAGGATCACCCCCGCCACCGACAGCGAACTGCACACGAACGCCAGCACCGCGCGGTTAGCCCCGGCCAGCAGAAATGCGCCCAAAGCCCCCAGCAGGCCCAGCGCCGGAGCCAGCATGGCAGGCGGGAACGCCGCGTAGTTCGCCAGCCACGCGCCCGCTTGCGGCATCACCGTTTTCGCCATCGGGTTCGGCAGTGAGTCGTGCGGCGGCGCTTGGGTAATCGCGTAACCGTCAATCCCCGCCCACAGCCAGACACCAGCCAGCGCGAAAGTGATGAACACGCCCAGCCCGGTCACTTGCGCCGCCGTGCGGGAACGCCCGTACACCGCCGCATCGGTGCGCATCATCAGGTAAGTCGCGCCCTGCATGGCGAACATCAGCAGGCTAACAATCCCGCTCAGTACCGCGAACGGATGGAACAGGCCAAACAGTTGCGCCTTGCCATCCACCCGCAGGAATTCATCAAACTGGAACGGCACGCCCAGGAACAGGTTGCCAAACGCCACCCCGATCACCAGCGGCGGAATCACGCCAGCCGCCACCAGCCCCCAGTCCCAGGTATTGCGCCAGGTCGGGTTTTCAATCTTGGAACGGTAATCAAAGCCCACCGGGCGGAAGAACAGTGAAAACAGCGTCAGCACCAGCCCCCAGTACATCATGGAGAAAGCCGCACCAAAGGTAATCGGCCATGCCGCGAAAATTGCCCCGGCAGCAAGGATCAGCCACACCTGATTGCCATCCCAGTGCGGGGCAATGGCGTTGATCGCCACCCGGCGCTCCTCATCGGTTTTGCCGACATAGCGCAGCAACGCGCCCACGCCCATGTCGAAGCCATCGGTCAGGGCAAAGCCGATGAACA
The sequence above is drawn from the Thiothrix nivea DSM 5205 genome and encodes:
- the nikR gene encoding nickel-responsive transcriptional regulator NikR — encoded protein: MERFTVSLDDGLAQQFGEFMAQHGYNNRSEAVRDLIRSRLEQERLQQPVAEGYCVGTLTYVYNHHERELASRVTQSHHNHHDLTVAMQHVHLDHDNCLETVILRGPVQSVQAFADQVISSPGIRHGRLHLIPVDAEPASHTHGKAPYAPQFQHLHFRPIT
- the cydX gene encoding cytochrome bd-I oxidase subunit CydX gives rise to the protein MWYFAWILGVLLACAFGIINVMWLEFHGDMEPEPVKANPDR
- a CDS encoding MbnP family copper-binding protein, with translation MKQPTSLKTGLAVAGALFLTACGGGSSSDSSSSSANSSTTAAATTSLTIPFAAKSGTTDINCDATLTGLGTSGDSGKISDFAFYIHGITLKTSDGKSVSTTLDDNDFQDPQYGVAMLDFQDKTDSCSGAAKPTNKQVKLKAAVDPATVTGIEFTVGVPSAANHHDASKSRAPYNRAGMFWAWQSGHKFMRLDVNPTLLVTKLDATTTKTFNLHLGSTGCTGDAATGAVVTCTSPNRPMVALSGITVTGSTTSTVVLDYAKTIAGTNINIDTGSAVGCMSAQDDKDCPAIFNNLGLAHSLGSATPGAQQAFSIQ
- a CDS encoding energy-coupling factor ABC transporter permease translates to MHIPDSMLQGAVCPVTAAFSVAGVAAVAWLVMKAEHKPTAGRFAAIVALIFAGQMMNFPIMHGTSGHLLGGVLASAALGTPLGVLAIALVVTVQSLVFLDGGVTVLGANVFNMALIGAGVGGWLRQRLAGSLGQYVSTAVAAWCSVVLASVAVSLELVIDGQAAPGTVFPAMVGTHALIGLGEAVISVAAVALLLNGLAATEGKAHVAAPLLAAALVALLLSPFASGFPDGLEWVAGKYQFLHESAPAFVGAMPDYTVAAISNASLSTGVAGLAGVVICFVLGFGLLRSMQGATR
- the cydB gene encoding cytochrome d ubiquinol oxidase subunit II; the protein is MIFDYETFKLIWWVLVGVLFIGFALTDGFDMGVGALLRYVGKTDEERRVAINAIAPHWDGNQVWLILAAGAIFAAWPITFGAAFSMMYWGLVLTLFSLFFRPVGFDYRSKIENPTWRNTWDWGLVAAGVIPPLVIGVAFGNLFLGVPFQFDEFLRVDGKAQLFGLFHPFAVLSGIVSLLMFAMQGATYLMMRTDAAVYGRSRTAAQVTGLGVFITFALAGVWLWAGIDGYAITQAPPHDSLPNPMAKTVMPQAGAWLANYAAFPPAMLAPALGLLGALGAFLLAGANRAVLAFVCSSLSVAGVILTAGVSLFPFVMPSSLNPSHSLTLWDSSSSYLTLAIMFWAAVIFVPIILFYTFWCYKQLWGKYTVQFIRDNDHSVY
- a CDS encoding methanobactin export MATE transporter MbnM; the protein is MKTATFLHTATSAALLTGCALLLAGCPQKASHTTIDTGDGTTFASRDFNWNIPAGYPLPVVPITNPLTEAKFQLGRHLFYDTRLSGNGTKACASCHLQSLAFSDGVTQALGSTGMMHPRNSQALVNIAYNASVNWGNPTTVSLEQQAPIPMFGEFPVELGINDSNKATVLARFKAEPKYADLFAQAFQGETDPVNFDNIVKALASFGRGLNSFNSPFDKHEAGDPNALSASALRGLRLFFDEKTECFHCHDGMNFTQSSFDRTQTFASAVFFNNGLYNIDGKGGYPEGGQGIYEITSKPEDMGRFRPPTLRNIALTAPYMHDGSIATLEEVVRHYNAGGRNITAGPNAGDGRLNPNKSSFVRPIGMTEQEIQDLVAFLESLTDTDFVTNPRFANPWN